In the bacterium HR34 genome, one interval contains:
- a CDS encoding Acid shock protein produces the protein MTLVPRSFYELERWFDEEFPELVSPLGNILPRTIGLKKVPRINMYEKDENLVVEAEMPGLKPEDINVEIKDGVLRIEGKVEEEKEERGKDFYRKEISSTYQARTVMLPAEVKEDEIEAEYKNGILKVVMPKKEEKKVEGGRKIKVKG, from the coding sequence ATGACTTTAGTACCAAGATCATTTTATGAATTAGAAAGATGGTTTGATGAAGAATTTCCAGAGTTGGTGTCTCCTTTAGGAAATATATTGCCGAGAACCATTGGATTAAAAAAAGTTCCAAGAATAAATATGTATGAAAAAGATGAAAATTTAGTAGTTGAAGCTGAAATGCCAGGCCTAAAACCAGAAGACATAAACGTTGAAATAAAAGATGGTGTTTTAAGAATAGAGGGGAAAGTAGAGGAAGAAAAAGAAGAAAGGGGGAAAGACTTTTATAGAAAAGAAATATCAAGCACATATCAAGCAAGAACTGTTATGTTGCCAGCTGAGGTAAAAGAAGATGAAATTGAAGCAGAATATAAAAACGGAATCCTCAAGGTTGTAATGCCAAAAAAAGAAGAGAAGAAAGTAGAAGGAGGAAGAAAAATAAAAGTTAAAGGTTAA